One genomic region from Salvia hispanica cultivar TCC Black 2014 chromosome 2, UniMelb_Shisp_WGS_1.0, whole genome shotgun sequence encodes:
- the LOC125206798 gene encoding cold and drought-regulated protein CORA-like encodes MQMYKEDYYSTEEEFLYKDEYSYSNGSMHMMKPPVEHCVPKIDYNNSYTSGNHLEKKGHMAVSSEMKHEGWGGAKSEHYGQGGKMHHEGHKEGMGMKQHGGGQGHYGHHGEGVEHGGGYGGNHGHFGIHKEEKHGGGYGGHQGYFGPEKEGMGMKQYGGGGGGGGGGGYGYGGHYGQHEEGMKYGGGYEANQVHFGLHKEEKHGGGYGYGGHQGYFGHQGGGMKHGGYGAHQGQYCPPNQKFSVWEFKSIVD; translated from the coding sequence atgcAGATGTACAAGGAAGACTACTACTCCACGGAAGAGGAATTCCTCTACAAAGACGAATACAGCTACAGCAACGGCTCCATGCACATGATGAAGCCTCCTGTTGAGCATTGCGTGCCAAAGATCGACTACAATAATTCCTACACCAGTGGCAACCACCTTGAGAAGAAGGGCCACATGGCGGTGTCGTCAGAGATGAAGCATGAAGGCTGGGGCGGCGCCAAGAGTGAGCATTATGGCCAAGGTGGCAAGATGCACCACGAAGGTCACAAGGAGGGGATGGGGATGAAGCAACATGGTGGTGGTCAGGGGCATTATGGTCATCACGGAGAAGGGGTGGAGCATGGTGGTGGATACGGGGGCAATCATGGGCACTTTGGTATTCACAAGGAGGAGAAGCACGGTGGTGGTTATGGGGGTCATCAGGGGTATTTTGGTCCTGAAAAGGAGGGGATGGGGATGAAGCAatatggtggtggtggtggtggtggtggtggtggtggttaTGGTTATGGAGGTCATTATGGTCAGCACGAAGAGGGGATGAAGTATGGCGGTGGGTACGAGGCCAACCAAGTGCACTTTGGACTTCACAAGGAGGAGAAGCATGGTGGTGGTTATGGTTATGGGGGTCATCAGGGGTATTTTGGTCATCAAGGAGGAGGGATGAAGCATGGTGGATATGGGGCCCACCAGGGGCAATATTGTCCACCAAATCAGAAGTTTTCAGTCTGGGAGTTCAAGAGCATTGTAGACTGA